A window of Fragaria vesca subsp. vesca linkage group LG7, FraVesHawaii_1.0, whole genome shotgun sequence contains these coding sequences:
- the LOC101310747 gene encoding uncharacterized protein LOC101310747 gives MDQNKKQVGAPSHSHGSSSSSSSSSSTTTNLDHLFGPRDSSTSSASSSLFSTIFPPPSSTGPGRDRISGNATRGSSKSSVYQNNEGTDPPCNFNSSIYYGGQENYNVPKSGSTYESKNHQHNFKKDGGDDDESSGSNSNSTSRGNWWKGSLYY, from the exons ATGGATCAGAACAAGAAGCAAGTCGGTGCCCCAAGCCATAGCCATGGCTCTTCTTCTTCTTCTTCTTCTTCTTCTTCAACAACCACGAACCTTGACCATCTCTTTGGTCCTAGGGACTCGTCGACGTCTTCAGCTTCTTCATCTCTGTTCAGCACTATTTTCCCACCACCCTCATCCACG GGACCAGGGAGAGATAGAATTTCTGGTAATGCTACTCGAGGCAGCAGCAAGAGTTCTGTGTATCAGAATAACGAAGGTACGGATCCGCCTTGCAACTTTAACTCGTCAATCTACTACGGCGGCCAAGAAAACTATAATGTACCGAAAAGTGGGAGTACATACGAATCCAAGAATCACCAGCATAAC TTTAAGAAAGATGGGGGTGATGATGACGAATCGAGTGGAAGTAATTCAAACAGTACTTCAAGAGGAAACTGGTGGAAGG GGTCACTTTATTACTAA
- the LOC101311322 gene encoding uncharacterized protein LOC101311322, which produces MPSAGTTIHMTALDGIVTVNSLFTLAVFIGLTWDPRDPSNTLIEPPDSATCTPGPSVAQDLVAFHVYSFSSFLFSSLVALGLKQGIRLTRIPSYHPAEILARVNSTLLRAGMLVSGLGSVSGCVFLMLALVNVVQIKLGTLACGSDHTLAAVIPLVILVPVALVIYVVTVLYAFTR; this is translated from the coding sequence ATGCCCTCGGCCGGAACCACCATCCACATGACGGCCCTGGACGGCATCGTCACCGTGAACTCCCTCTTCACCCTGGCCGTCTTCATCGGCCTCACATGGGACCCCAGAGACCCTTCCAACACCCTCATCGAGCCACCAGACTCCGCCACGTGCACCCCCGGCCCGTCCGTCGCGCAGGACCTCGTCGCCTTCCACGTGTACTCCTTCTCCTCCTTCCTCTTCTCCAGCCTCGTCGCCCTGGGCCTGAAACAGGGGATCCGCCTCACCCGGATCCCCTCCTACCACCCCGCCGAGATTCTCGCCCGCGTCAACAGCACCCTTCTCCGCGCCGGCATGCTCGTCTCCGGCCTCGGCTCCGTCTCCGGCTGCGTCTTCCTCATGCTCGCCTTGGTCAACGTCGTCCAGATCAAGCTCGGCACTCTCGCGTGTGGCAGCGACCACACCCTCGCCGCCGTCATCCCTCTCGTCATCTTGGTCCCGGTGGCGCTTGTCATCTACGTCGTCACTGTTCTCTACGCTTTCACGCGGTGA
- the LOC101311041 gene encoding uncharacterized protein LOC101311041, translating into MEAAMKNICLVAFVVLLGVAQFNAAYGAGECGKSSPDSEAWKLIPCASAAQSENAAVSAKCCTQVKRIGQNPSCLCAVMLSNTAKSSGVKPEIAITIPKRCNIPDRPIGYKCGAYTLP; encoded by the exons ATGGAAGCTGCAATGAAGAACATTTGCCTTGTTGCTTTCGTTGTCCTTCTGGGTGTTGCTCAGTTCAATGCGGCTTATGGGGCTGGTGAATGTGGAAAATCTAGCCCTGACAGTGAGGCTTGGAAGCTGATTCCGTGTGCATCAGCAGCACAAAGTGAGAATGCTGCAGTTTCTGCTAAGTGCTGCACTCAGGTAAAGAGGATAGGTCAGAACCCGAGCTGCCTCTGTGCCGTGATGCTTTCTAATACTGCAAAGAGTTCAGGAGTGAAACCAGAAATTGCTATTACTATTCCAAAACGTTGTAACATTCCTGATCGTCCTATTGGCTACAAGTGCGGAG CCTATACATTACCCTGA
- the LOC101314613 gene encoding rop guanine nucleotide exchange factor 1-like, which translates to MEALSKKRESCEKNRAGFKSSAGTESMTDSSAESRESSSSRSSYETSSEEVKRKGPNLLGWPIRKAELCKTSADLGAAEEKENVDDLKYKDLAAKIAEMDMMKERFSKLLLGEDMSGSGKGVCTAMAISNAITNLCATIFGQLWRLEPLPSEKKSMWKREMEWLICVSDHIVELIPSWQTFPDGKKLEVMTCRPRSDIFMNLPALRKLDNMLLDILESFANTEFWYVDQGVIAPEGDGSASFRKTVQRQEEKWWLPVPRVASDGLSESTRKQLHHTRECTNQILKAAMAINNLALADMEVPESYLETLPKNGRACLGDIIYRYITSDKFSPEFLLDCLDLSSEHVALEIANRVEASIFVWRRRGHGHSKPQTVPNRSTTKSSWEMVKDLVIDVDKRALLAERAESLLLSLKQRFPCLTQTILDTSKIQYNKDVGKSILESYSRVLESLAFNIVARIDDLLYVDDLAKQTDRISSVTAVSVISRKKVPVTYSVPHSSTPFKRSSANPNLSPAPLISPARGERTPFLRSNNTNNVDKPPRRGFGVRRVLTNYLGVETKPRICSNTVEGSVSIPNIHGTETLDRQKDSSHQNGIKSR; encoded by the exons ATGGAAGCTTTATCAAAGAAAAGGGAGAGTTGTGAGAAGAACAGAGCTGGGTTCAAGTCTTCAGCTGGGACTGAGTCAATGACCGATTCCAGTGCCGAGTCGAGGGAGAGCAGCTCGAGTAGATCGAGCTATGAGACTTCAAGTGAGGAAGTGAAGAGAAAAGGACCCAACTTGTTGGGCTGGCCTATAAGGAAAGCTGAATTGTGCAAAACCTCAGCTGATTTGGGTGCAGCTGAAGAGAAAGAAAATGTTGATGATTTGAAGTATAAGGATTTGGCTGCCAAAATTGCAG AGATGGATATGATGAAAGAGAGATTTTCAAAATTGTTGCTTGGTGAAGACATGTCAGGGTCTGGTAAAGGGGTCTGCACAGCCATGGCTATTTCAAATGCCATCACCAATCTTTGTG CTACAATTTTTGGGCAACTGTGGAGGTTGGAACCCTTGCCTTCTGAAAAGAAATCGATGTGGAAAAGAGAGATGGAATGGCTAATTTGCGTTAGTGATCATATTGTGGAATTGATACCCTCTTGGCAAACATTTCCTGATGGAAAAAAGCTAGAG GTCATGACTTGCAGGCCCAGATCAGATATCTTCATGAATCTGCCAGCACTACGCAAGCTTGACAATATGCTTCTT GATATACTAGAGAGTTTTGCCAATACAGAGTTCTGGTATGTTGATCAAGGAGTTATAGCCCCAGAAGGAGATGGCTCAGCCTCTTTTCGCAAAACAGTCCAGCGGCAAGAGGAGAAGTGGTGGCTACCTGTACCACGTGTAGCATCTGATGGTCTCAGTGAAAGTACAAGAAAGCAGTTGCATCACACAAGGGAATGCACAAATCAGATACTTAAAGCTGCAATGGCTATCAATAACCTTGCTTTAGCAGATATGGAAGTTCCAGAATCATACTTGGAAACTCTTCCTAAG AATGGGAGGGCCTGCCTTGGGGACATAATCTACCGATATATTACCTCAGATAAGTTCTCACCAGAGTTTCTGCTTGATTGCCTTGATCTGTCCAGTGAACATGTTGCTCTTGAGATTGCAAACCGTGTTGAAGCCTCAATATTTGTTTGGCGTCGAAGAGGTCACGGTCACTCAAAACCACAAACTGTTCCAAACCGCTCCACTACAAAGTCATCATGGGAAATGGTCAAGGACTTAGTGATCGATGTGGATAAGAGAGCATTGCTGGCAGAAAGAGCTGAAAGCCTCCTGCTTTCTTTAAAGCAGCGTTTTCCTTGTCTTACACAAACTATCTTGGACACCAGCAAAATTCAGTACAACAAG GATGTTGGAAAATCCATTCTTGAAAGCTATTCAAGAGTTCTGGAGAGCCTTGCATTCAACATTGTGGCTCGCATTGATGACTTGCTGTATGTGGACGACTTGGCTAAACAGACTGATAGAATATCATCAGTTACAGCAGTCAGTGTGATTTCTCGAAAGAAGGTTCCAGTCACATATTCAGTGCCTCACTCGAGCACTCCTTTCAAAAGATCTTCTGCCAATCCTAACTTATCCCCTGCACCCTTAATCAGCCCTGCAAGGGGAGAGAGAACTCCTTTTCTCCGCAGCAACAACACCAACAATGTTGACAAGCCTCCTCGTCGCGGCTTTGGAGTGAGAAGAGTCTTGACAAATTATCTTGGTGTCGAGACAAAGCCAAGGATATGTAGCAACACCGTTGAAGGGTCTGTTTCCATACCAAACATACATGGCACAGAAACTTTGGATCGTCAGAAGGACTCTTCCCACCAAAATGGGATCAAATCACGTTGA
- the LOC101311618 gene encoding protein GUCD1-like → MWPTYLLFNKREDEEASVGKKSDLIESYPCEQSLRDGKCHLSGLPCSHFVEVPHINQLYSWDCGLACVLMVFRTVGIDSCDIQTLAELCCTNRLMSLEISDRKFGASIWTVDLAYLLQKFSISFSYYTVTFGANPKYSGETFYKEHLPNDLVRVDTLFQKALEAGIRIKCRSVSQEEICFLILCGKYIAIVLVDQYKLSPSSHDNVIISDLCASNSDYTGHYVIICGYDTATDEFEIRDPACSRKHERVSSTCLEEARKSFGTDEDLLLISLRKSRKPDSPSIQHPRNDNINS, encoded by the exons ATGTGGCCTACATATCTGCTGTTTAACAAGAGGGAAGATGAAGAAGCATCAGTCGGCAAAAAGTCTGATTTGATAGAATCTTATCCATGTGAACAGTCACTGAGAGATGGCAAATGCCATCTTTCTGGCTTGCCATGCTCGCACTTTGTTGAA GTCCCACACATAAACCAGCTATATTCTTGGGATTGTGGCCTCGCCTGTGTTCTGATGGTATTTAGGACTGTTGGCATTGACAGCTGCGATATTCAGACATTGGCAGAGTTATGTTGCACAAATAG GTTAATGAGTTTGGAGATTAGTGATAGAAAGTTTGGAGCATC CATCTGGACTGTTGATCTAGCATACTTGTTGCAAAAGTTCTCTATCAGTTTCTCATACTACACGGTAACATTTGGAGCAAACCCAAAATATTCTGGCGAGACATTTTACAAG GAGCACTTACCTAATGATCTGGTGCGAGTTGATACACTATTTCAAAAGGCACTGGAAGCTGGAATTAGGATAAAG TGCAGGTCAGTCAGTCAAGAAGAAATTTGTTTCTTGATTCTGTGTGGAAAATACATTGCCATAGTATTGGTTGACCAATATAAATTGAG CCCATCTAGTCATGACAATGTTATTATCTCAGACCTTTGTGCAAGCAACTCTGATTACACAG GTCATTATGTCATCATATGTGGGTATGACACTGCTACCGATGAGTTTGAGATTAGAGATCCGGCCTGTTCAAG GAAACATGAAAGGGTATCGTCAACATGCTTAGAAGAAGCACGTAAATCCTTTGGTACTGATGAAGACCTTCTCTTG ATCTCTTTGAGGAAGAGTAGGAAGCCAGATAGCCCCTCAATACAACACCCCCGGAATGATAATATTAATTCCTGA